A stretch of DNA from Aspergillus flavus chromosome 3, complete sequence:
GTCAGGGTGAAGCAGTTGGTCCAGCTGTCCTCAGACTTGTACTGCAAGTCTAGAGTCAATGATTTGTCCTGGAAGTACGTTAAACGAGCCTTGGTGGGGATCGAAGCGCCACGCAGACCACGGGCCTAATCTTATTAGCACATATCTGCGTTACCCTGGTCTTGTTTACTTACGGAACAACCAGCCAATTCATTGGCCTTGCCGTCGTGCGCCTGGTCGTAGCTGGTCTGTCCGTCGCCCATCATAGCCATGACGTAAGGGAACGAGGTGCCGGGACGGTTGTTCTTGTATGTGTCGAAAAAGATACCGAGACCCTCGAAGTTATCCGTTGATCCAAAGACGGGACCTTGCGTGGCGCGCTGCTTGGTGAGCCACATGGCAAAGCCATCGCCGTGCAGATTACCATTTCCATGAATCTTGAATTCGACCTCGATCTACACACATGTTAGAACCGATTCTCCTCCACTATACTGACGGGAAGAACTAACCTCCCAGTTTGTCGCAGTAAGGGGAACACGGGAGAAGATCCAGCCCTGCTGCGAGGGTCGATCGGCCGTAAGACGGATGTATCTGCCATTGTTCAGCCCTTGCTCCTTTGAGGCCGCATTGTGGGTGGGGTGAAGTACTTGTCTGCGCGGATTATCGTGTCACCACCAAAATCGAACCAGCGGCTTTGGAAGTCTGAATCCAGGTATGGCTGTCAACGCGTTAACAGGGCTGTGTCTAGAGCGCGGAAATCGAGCCAGCCGAAATTGATGTGAATGAGTTATAGGATGGGACCCACCGGAGCGAGACTGTGAGTGCGAAGCTATTGACCCGGTTAGTTAGTGCGCGATCGTCATACGGTCGACTGGGTGTGCGGGCGTACTGGGATGCTCTTGATGTTCTCGTCGCCGTCGTAAGCATTGGCCACTGGCATAGTCGCCAGGCCAGCAAGACACAGCAGAGAAGAGAGCCGCGGGAGCAGCATTGTGAGGCAGGAATTGGTAATGAGCTTTAACAAGTTGCAGATATAAGCTACCGTGAAAGCAAGTAGGTTCTGATAGTTATGAACGACAGACTGCAGCTAACGGAATTGGGTTCCTCTCCACCAGCAAGGCGTAGTTGAATGTCACCGGGACATACACAAGCTCCAAACTCAATTGCAAGAGACGGAGGACAAGGTCAATCAAACGGTAGGTCGACGACCGGAGAATAATAGAGAGGAATGTCAAAAGAGAACGAAGGAGTGAAGAACGAAATGGAAGAAGGGCGGTGCCGAAGCAAACTGTCAGAAGGGAATACTATGTAGACTTGTCAGAGATCGACGTCAGTAAACATGCAAACAAGTGTCCACATCGCAACTGTGGCGCAGTCCGCCCCGGCGGACATGTGTGCACCAGCCACAGGTCGGCCATCGCCCGCGGACTTGAGGTTCAGATCCTGTGACCGGCCCGTGACCTCAACAATTACTGTATCGTTGATTTGCCTTCCCTGCAAAACACATAACTCCGCCTCCATTCCCTTCATCTCACATCTCTACACATCAGCACAATGGCTCTGTTCGGTTCCGGCTCCACCAATGCTGCTTCCAACCCGCAGGAGGTCAAGACTGCCATCATCAAGCAGCTCCAGCAAGAGGCTGCCATGGCCAATGCTCGGAATTTGATCGGAGTATGTCCAAATTCTACTGTGCGCCCAGCGTCTAGTTTCTGACAACAGTATAGAAAGTGAATGAGCACTGCTTCGACGCCTGCATTCCCGCCCCCGGCTCGTCCATCACCTCCAAGGAAGAGGCTTGCCTCTCTCAGTGCATGGAGAAGTACATCTCTTTTTGGAATACCGCCAGCCGTACCTACGTCTCTCGTGTCTCCCGCGAAAGCAAGCGTCTTGGTGGTGCTGAGAACCTTGCCATGATGGCCACCCCTACCGACACCAGTCTGTAAATTAGCGTCGGAGTTATAGGCAATTGGAAGCATTCTATAGATGGTAATCGGAAGCGCGATCGGTTTCTCAAATTTCTTATGGGCGTCAGCTTGCGTCTCCCGCAAAATTTTATATcaccttttctctcctttcatGAATTGGGGAATGTATTGTTGGAATGGTGTACGATAACGGCACACGCTTTTGGGAAGATGGGGTGTCTCCTATTGGACGAGTTGAATGGCAACGGCAACGGATCTGTGATGGCAGACAGGCGTCCACGGGCAGCCTGTCTGAAGCATACTGGGAGATGCGGTATGCACAGATCCATAGCCTACTTTTATTGCATTTGAAAGATATGTACATTATACAGGtctccaaaaaaaaaaaaaaaaaagaaaaaaaaagaaaagaaaagaaatgaacGAAGCAACCAAGTAGCATCCCAATACTTGCAACTATTATAAAACCACGACGCGAGAACCAAAACAGTCCAATCGATGCAAACGATCGACTTGGCGGAAGACCCCGGAGTGGAACCAACCCCGGAAGCACTTGATCCTTACTTAAAACCAAACACACAAGTACTGGAGATTCAGTTGCCTCGATGCTCGTAAAAGCGATCCATATCAATGGAGGCCGAGGTTCGTGGAATGCGGAAGCGCGGGAAAGCCCGCGCCAGATATACAAAAGTTAAATGCTCCAAAAAACGATGAAACAGAGAAATCCAAAGGTCAAGTCGGCCAGCGATTATCCAGACAATCGAACCGATCGAGAAGACAATGTGTAAAAGTAATAGCATGGTTGTTTTTCACTGCTGCTATTTCTGTGGCCCAGTCAACCGGGCTATAAGATAAGGCATCACTTCCATGTCTTTGCATAGAGGTAGTCCATTGCCTTTACTCTAGACAGCTATGGTGAAATGATCATTTCATCATGACTCGTAGAAAAAGTTAGAAGTCGGGGAACAAATGGCCGTGACTAAAGTAAGTTGGGATCGTCAGTAATGCGGAAGAAAATATACCGAGCAGGTTGCACATACATGTCCTCGCCACTTTGACCGTAGGCTTCCTGTTCTTCCGGGTAGCGGTCATACTGGCTTGCATCGCCTTGTCCTCCCCGAATCGGTGGTACATAGGGAGCATCGATGTCTTTCCTGGCCAGCCGGTCCCAGGTGACTTCGGCGAACCACGGATGATTCTTGACGTCTTCCGGACCACCATGCAAGTTGCCCAGGCGCTTGGTTAGGTCTGCTGTGATCAGTTGGGAAAGTAGATCCACAGCATCTGGGTGCAGGTAAGGTGGGTATTTTACCCGACCCCGGAGGATGTTCTCATAGATCTTGACCGGCGATCCGCTGTCCCAGAAGGGTGTGAAGCCACACAGCATTTCGAAGATCAGGATTCCAAGGGACCACCTTCACCATGTCAGTGGAATCCCCTATAGGAGCGCAACCAGGATATGATCGGAAAGCAAGACTTACCAGTCCACCGACTTGTTGTAACCCTTGGATGAAACAACCTCGGGAGCCAAATAATCGGGCGTGCCACACAGGGTCCAGGTGATATCGGGCACCTCCTTCGCAAAACCAAAGTCGGTGATCTTCAGGTGGCCATGCCGGTCGAGAAGTAAGTTCTCCGGCTTCAGATCTCGATAGATAATCTGATGAGAGTGCAGATACTCCAGCGCAAGAGTGACTTC
This window harbors:
- a CDS encoding putative mitochondrial intermembrane space translocase subunit Tim13 (import inner membrane translocase subunit tim13) → MALFGSGSTNAASNPQEVKTAIIKQLQQEAAMANARNLIGKVNEHCFDACIPAPGSSITSKEEACLSQCMEKYISFWNTASRTYVSRVSRESKRLGGAENLAMMATPTDTSL
- a CDS encoding putative lectin family integral membrane protein; the encoded protein is MLLPRLSSLLCLAGLATMPVANAYDGDENIKSIPLRTHSLAPPYLDSDFQSRWFDFGGDTIIRADKYIRLTADRPSQQGWIFSRVPLTATNWEIEVEFKIHGNGNLHGDGFAMWLTKQRATQGPVFGSTDNFEGLGIFFDTYKNNRPGTSFPYVMAMMGDGQTSYDQAHDGKANELAGCSARGLRGASIPTKARLTYFQDKSLTLDLQYKSEDSWTNCFTLTAPETNIAIPSVAYLGFSGETGELSDNHDIVSVKSQNLYSVGPSSRSSRGPSADSGRVKKTKKRKGSWSGFLFKTVLFFVAVAGCYVGFTMYRNKQRYSRF